A single window of Granulicella mallensis MP5ACTX8 DNA harbors:
- a CDS encoding cob(I)yrinic acid a,c-diamide adenosyltransferase encodes MSIATKRGDGGQTGLAGGIRVSKADLRVESYGSVDELNTVLGFARSICQNKEIATWTEDIQRTLFRVGSALATPPESKKQPPVVTEEDIDKLTNLVHQIEATEGILSDWSLPGAHTESAAYEMARTVCRRAERAAVRFIESGGVVQPTILPYLNRLSDVIWLFGRLIEFNAGVESRLRPESKGGPKWSRAW; translated from the coding sequence ATGAGCATCGCAACCAAACGCGGCGACGGCGGACAAACCGGCCTGGCCGGCGGCATCCGCGTCTCCAAGGCAGACCTTCGCGTCGAGTCCTACGGCTCGGTCGACGAGCTGAATACAGTCCTCGGATTTGCCCGCAGCATCTGCCAGAACAAGGAGATCGCTACCTGGACCGAAGACATCCAACGGACGCTCTTTCGCGTCGGCTCTGCCCTCGCCACACCTCCTGAGAGCAAGAAACAGCCGCCCGTCGTCACCGAAGAAGACATCGACAAACTCACGAACCTCGTCCACCAGATTGAGGCGACCGAGGGCATCCTCTCCGACTGGTCACTGCCCGGAGCCCATACTGAATCCGCAGCCTACGAGATGGCCCGCACCGTGTGCCGCCGCGCGGAACGCGCAGCCGTCCGCTTCATCGAAAGCGGAGGCGTCGTGCAGCCTACGATCCTTCCCTATCTCAACCGGCTCTCCGATGTCATCTGGCTCTTCGGCCGTCTCATCGAGTTCAACGCGGGCGTCGAGTCGCGACTCCGTCCCGAGTCCAAAGGCGGTCCTAAATGGTCGAGAGCCTGGTAA
- the cbiB gene encoding adenosylcobinamide-phosphate synthase CbiB — protein sequence MNRSTLLPAAYLLDQIAGDPEEFPHPVRLIGLAISRGETALRHPDQSAASELFSGAALTVAVVGSTYWLTAGLLQFMRRYSSSLGDATELLLGWTCLAARNLEQEARAVTDALESDDLPLARKRLARIVGRDTEQLDAQEISRAVIETVAESASDGIMAPLFYMALGGVPLAMAYKAVNTLDSMIGHADSRYFYFGKAAARLDDAANYIPARLTALSLVAASHLVAPSDAQAAWQTWQRDGSKHKSPNAGQPESAMAGALHVSLGGDNTYAGELIPAQRMGQEFPPAKPSKAVQAVRLVSVASLVGLTLGVLLTALAQPRKRS from the coding sequence TTGAACCGGAGCACCCTTCTTCCCGCCGCCTATCTACTCGATCAGATTGCAGGAGATCCCGAGGAGTTTCCTCACCCGGTCCGCCTCATCGGCCTCGCGATCTCGCGCGGTGAAACAGCGCTGCGGCATCCGGACCAGAGTGCCGCATCCGAACTCTTCTCAGGCGCAGCTCTTACCGTCGCCGTCGTTGGATCAACGTATTGGCTTACCGCAGGCCTGCTCCAGTTCATGCGTCGCTACAGTAGTTCTCTCGGGGACGCGACAGAGCTCCTGCTCGGCTGGACCTGTCTCGCGGCACGCAACCTCGAACAGGAAGCCAGAGCCGTCACCGATGCACTAGAGAGCGATGATCTGCCTCTCGCACGTAAACGCCTTGCGCGGATCGTCGGCCGCGACACCGAACAGCTTGATGCGCAGGAGATCAGCCGTGCCGTCATTGAGACTGTCGCTGAAAGTGCATCCGATGGAATCATGGCGCCGCTGTTCTACATGGCACTCGGCGGTGTTCCCCTCGCGATGGCCTACAAGGCGGTCAACACACTCGACTCCATGATCGGCCACGCCGACAGCCGCTACTTTTACTTCGGCAAGGCTGCAGCCCGCCTCGACGACGCGGCGAACTACATCCCCGCGCGCCTGACGGCTCTCAGCCTCGTCGCGGCGTCGCATCTCGTCGCTCCCTCCGACGCACAGGCCGCATGGCAGACCTGGCAACGTGACGGCAGCAAACACAAGAGTCCCAATGCAGGCCAGCCGGAGAGTGCGATGGCCGGGGCTCTGCACGTATCACTCGGCGGAGACAATACCTATGCGGGTGAGCTGATCCCTGCACAACGCATGGGACAGGAGTTCCCTCCTGCCAAGCCCTCCAAAGCAGTCCAGGCCGTTCGTCTCGTATCCGTGGCGTCACTCGTTGGATTAACCCTGGGTGTTCTGCTGACGGCACTCGCCCAGCCAAGGAAGCGCAGCTGA
- the cobT gene encoding nicotinate-nucleotide--dimethylbenzimidazole phosphoribosyltransferase, producing the protein MNSLTQQLDSITHGIELPSELWRQKARAHLDTLTKPLGSLGRLEDLAAQIVAIREEKFSEPISKGVYVFAADHGITAEGVSAYPREVTHQMVLNFLAQGAAVNVLARLHHAELRVVDVGVDTDFNDIPGLLHRKVARGSRNMLHETAMTGEQLAQALAVGAEIAANAVAAGQTMIAIGEMGIGNTTSASAITCALTGSAASEATGRGTGLNPEAHARKVSVVQAVVAKHFGGSAANASPLEVLRCVGGLEIAAMAGMVLAAAQHKLVIVIDGFISTAAAAIAVALSPNTQGYLIAGHQSEEPGHRLLLQYLNLVPVLSLHMRLGEGTGAVLAMPILESAVALYTQMATFTSAGVSGAA; encoded by the coding sequence ATGAATTCCCTCACGCAACAACTCGATTCGATCACGCACGGCATCGAGCTCCCCAGCGAACTCTGGCGGCAAAAAGCACGAGCGCATCTCGACACCCTTACGAAGCCTCTCGGCAGTCTGGGGCGGCTGGAAGACCTTGCAGCCCAGATCGTCGCCATTCGTGAAGAAAAGTTCTCTGAGCCCATCAGCAAAGGTGTCTATGTCTTCGCCGCGGACCACGGGATCACCGCAGAGGGCGTGAGCGCCTATCCTCGCGAAGTCACGCACCAGATGGTCCTGAACTTTCTCGCGCAGGGAGCTGCAGTGAACGTGCTGGCGCGACTGCATCATGCAGAGCTTCGCGTCGTCGATGTCGGCGTTGACACCGACTTCAACGATATCCCCGGTCTGCTTCATCGCAAGGTTGCGAGAGGCTCGCGCAACATGCTGCACGAGACAGCGATGACGGGCGAGCAGCTGGCGCAGGCCCTCGCCGTCGGCGCGGAGATCGCTGCCAACGCTGTTGCCGCTGGGCAGACGATGATTGCCATCGGCGAGATGGGCATCGGCAATACCACCTCGGCCAGCGCCATCACCTGCGCCCTCACGGGCTCTGCCGCCTCTGAAGCTACGGGCCGAGGCACAGGCCTCAATCCCGAAGCTCACGCACGCAAAGTCAGTGTTGTGCAAGCTGTAGTGGCGAAGCACTTCGGCGGTTCCGCTGCTAATGCTTCGCCGCTTGAAGTGCTGCGCTGCGTTGGCGGACTGGAGATCGCCGCGATGGCCGGCATGGTTCTCGCCGCAGCCCAGCACAAGCTCGTCATCGTCATCGATGGATTCATCTCCACCGCTGCCGCAGCCATTGCCGTCGCGCTCTCCCCCAACACCCAGGGCTATCTCATTGCAGGACATCAGTCCGAAGAACCCGGACACAGACTTTTGTTGCAATACCTGAACCTGGTGCCCGTTCTGAGCCTTCACATGCGTCTCGGCGAAGGCACCGGAGCGGTACTTGCCATGCCCATCCTCGAATCGGCCGTCGCCCTCTATACGCAGATGGCGACCTTCACTTCGGCAGGCGTGAGCGGAGCCGCGTAA
- the bluB gene encoding 5,6-dimethylbenzimidazole synthase encodes MVESLVNPEDLAFSESERAAVYRTIAARRDVRRGFIVDRPLPDELLQRLLAAAHSAPSVGLMQPSRFIVIRDLATRKEVHNIFEEANLQAAATYSGAQGEQYSALKLEGILEAPQNLCVVCDTQAARGHRLGRHTMPETAAYSTVCAIQNLWLAGRAEGVGVGWVSILDPVRLRAVLHIPEHILPVAYLCLGYVDQFASAPDLERFGWEKRVPLSTAVCYERYTEETAS; translated from the coding sequence ATGGTCGAGAGCCTGGTAAATCCCGAAGACCTGGCCTTCAGCGAATCCGAGCGGGCAGCGGTCTATCGCACGATCGCCGCGCGGCGTGATGTCCGCCGCGGCTTCATCGTCGATCGTCCGCTGCCGGATGAGTTGCTCCAGCGGTTGCTGGCCGCGGCGCACAGCGCCCCCTCCGTCGGGCTCATGCAGCCTTCACGCTTCATCGTGATTCGTGATCTTGCCACCCGCAAAGAGGTACACAACATCTTCGAGGAGGCGAACCTCCAGGCGGCAGCCACCTACTCCGGAGCGCAAGGCGAGCAATACTCGGCTCTCAAGCTCGAAGGCATTCTTGAAGCGCCGCAGAACCTCTGCGTCGTATGCGATACGCAAGCTGCGCGCGGCCATAGGCTGGGTCGCCACACCATGCCCGAGACCGCAGCCTACTCGACGGTATGCGCCATCCAGAATCTCTGGCTGGCTGGACGCGCCGAAGGAGTCGGTGTCGGCTGGGTCAGTATCCTCGATCCCGTGCGACTCCGTGCAGTGCTGCATATCCCGGAACACATTCTTCCTGTCGCCTACCTCTGCCTGGGCTACGTCGATCAGTTCGCCTCGGCGCCTGACCTCGAACGCTTTGGATGGGAGAAGCGCGTGCCTCTCTCCACCGCCGTATGCTACGAACGCTACACGGAGGAGACTGCCTCGTGA
- a CDS encoding cobyric acid synthase — protein MRARAIMVLGTSSHVGKSLLTAALCRIFAQEGYRVAPFKSQNMSLNSAVTPEGFEIGRAQALQAEAAGILPTVHMNPILLKPMGNMTSQIVVRGKIWGKLTASDYHLRRVEELLPVVRESYEILAAQNDVIILEGAGSPAEINLKKHDIVNMRMAELADAACLLVGDIDRGGVFASLFGTVALLDPHEQDRIHGFLINKFRGDVSLLEPGVRMIEERLNKPCLGVVPYLPQLTIDEEDSLGLPSPLSEHSEPWVISSDPARPLRIAVIALPSFSNFTDFDALRAEPSVSLRFCRTAGQLANADIVILPGSKQTADDLLWMRSEGLAPLLTDHARTGLVVGICGGMQMLGEEIADPQGMERAGVILGLGLLPIHTTMQPQKVTRISSGQLIATSLFSQPTPSVPISGYEIHIGETRYLEGAKPFAQLETESTADSLLDGCTAHEGRIFGSYLHGLFDDDNFRHIFLAAARAFYGLARDMSLNHWKQQREESLNRLADTVRASLDMEQIFACAGLSYSAQSNKETQS, from the coding sequence GTGAGAGCTCGCGCCATCATGGTGCTCGGAACCAGTTCGCACGTCGGCAAATCGTTGCTGACGGCAGCGCTATGCCGCATCTTCGCGCAGGAGGGCTATCGTGTCGCGCCCTTCAAGTCGCAGAACATGTCACTTAACTCCGCGGTCACGCCGGAGGGCTTCGAGATCGGCCGCGCCCAGGCGCTCCAGGCTGAGGCCGCTGGCATCCTGCCCACGGTCCACATGAATCCCATCCTCCTGAAGCCCATGGGAAACATGACCTCGCAGATCGTGGTGCGAGGAAAGATCTGGGGCAAGCTCACGGCGTCCGACTACCATCTGCGCCGCGTGGAAGAGTTGTTGCCAGTCGTGCGTGAGAGCTATGAGATTCTCGCCGCGCAGAACGATGTCATCATCCTCGAAGGCGCTGGCTCACCGGCGGAGATCAATCTCAAGAAACACGACATCGTGAACATGCGCATGGCCGAACTCGCCGATGCCGCCTGCCTGCTGGTCGGCGATATCGATCGTGGCGGAGTCTTCGCCTCGCTCTTCGGCACCGTTGCGCTTCTCGATCCTCACGAGCAGGACCGCATTCATGGCTTCCTGATCAACAAATTTCGCGGCGACGTCTCCCTCCTCGAACCCGGCGTCCGCATGATCGAAGAGCGCCTCAACAAGCCGTGCCTCGGAGTCGTGCCCTATCTTCCTCAACTCACAATCGACGAAGAAGACAGCCTGGGGCTTCCCTCCCCTCTCTCAGAACATAGCGAGCCGTGGGTTATTTCAAGCGATCCAGCGAGGCCACTGCGAATCGCCGTGATTGCACTGCCTTCTTTCTCCAACTTCACGGACTTCGACGCCCTGCGCGCCGAGCCTTCCGTATCGCTGCGATTCTGTCGCACGGCGGGACAACTCGCCAACGCTGACATCGTCATTCTTCCCGGCAGCAAACAGACGGCGGACGATCTATTGTGGATGCGCTCCGAAGGCCTGGCACCCCTGCTCACGGATCACGCCCGCACCGGACTCGTCGTTGGCATCTGTGGCGGCATGCAGATGCTGGGCGAAGAGATTGCCGACCCACAAGGCATGGAACGCGCGGGAGTGATCCTCGGGCTGGGACTGCTGCCGATCCACACGACAATGCAGCCGCAAAAGGTCACAAGGATCAGTTCCGGCCAACTCATCGCTACCTCGCTCTTCAGCCAGCCAACCCCGTCTGTGCCCATCAGCGGGTACGAGATCCACATCGGAGAGACCCGCTACCTCGAAGGCGCAAAACCGTTTGCGCAGCTTGAAACTGAATCGACTGCGGACAGCCTTCTCGACGGCTGCACCGCGCACGAAGGACGCATCTTCGGAAGCTACCTCCACGGCCTCTTCGACGACGACAACTTCCGCCACATCTTTCTCGCGGCTGCCCGGGCCTTCTATGGATTGGCACGGGACATGTCTCTCAATCACTGGAAGCAGCAGCGCGAAGAGTCGTTGAATCGCCTTGCCGATACGGTGCGCGCCTCGCTCGACATGGAACAGATCTTCGCCTGCGCAGGCCTCTCCTACAGCGCACAAAGCAACAAGGAGACGCAGTCTTGA
- a CDS encoding histidine phosphatase family protein has product MNGLLFIRHARTDLAGTFCGHSDPPLNATGQQQVTDLIARLTAEHFDAIFCSDLRRAVDTAEPLAQAFKAPLTPKQGLREIHFGDWEGLTWAEIEQRDAEYARRWSETFPALTAPGGESFADFESRVLAEIAPLLSLAERQRIAVVTHAGVMRTVLRSLHGCNEQEAWEKTNSYCCTFSYPINLESL; this is encoded by the coding sequence GTGAACGGCCTCCTCTTCATTCGTCACGCCCGAACCGACCTGGCGGGAACCTTCTGCGGACACTCCGATCCGCCGCTTAATGCCACTGGCCAACAACAGGTCACCGACCTGATCGCGCGTCTCACCGCCGAACACTTCGATGCGATCTTTTGCAGCGATCTGCGTCGTGCCGTGGACACAGCAGAACCGCTCGCGCAAGCCTTCAAGGCTCCGCTCACCCCAAAGCAGGGCCTGCGCGAGATTCACTTCGGCGACTGGGAGGGTCTGACCTGGGCCGAGATCGAACAGCGCGATGCAGAGTACGCGCGCCGCTGGAGCGAGACCTTTCCAGCTTTGACCGCACCCGGTGGTGAATCTTTCGCGGACTTCGAGAGTAGAGTCCTGGCCGAGATTGCCCCTCTCCTCAGCCTCGCCGAGCGCCAGCGAATTGCCGTGGTCACGCACGCCGGAGTCATGCGCACCGTCCTGCGCTCTCTGCACGGTTGCAACGAGCAGGAAGCATGGGAGAAAACGAACTCTTACTGTTGCACGTTCTCCTATCCAATCAACCTGGAGAGCCTATGA
- a CDS encoding cobyrinate a,c-diamide synthase: MKGFLIAGTASGVGKTTVTLAILAAMRRRGLVVQPFKGGPDFLDTGHHTRIAGRAARNLDTWMLSHEANEEVLRQNAEGADAVVVEGMMGLFDGKDGATETGSSAEIAKLLKLPVVLVLDASKSARSIAAVVLGFEHFDRELPLAGIILNRVASERHFRMLETAILSACQTPILGWLPREPLIAIPERHLGLRTAEESEGHEQQLDRLAALAEEHLNLDALLSLECGLDLEQAPSLRETPKTAVRIGVARDRAFCFYYEDNLDLLRQHGAEIVPFSPLLDAALPPDLDALYLGGGYPELYAQQLSANTSMLSSIRDFAASDRPVYAECGGMIYLSQQLTAADGTAHNMAGVLPLAMEMTSKLVRFGYVTVELTQDCLLGARGTVLRGHSFHYSRVTNAPTISTSYCVQYSLSGHQEEEGYSFGNVLASYVHLHFRTAPAVAQHLVEQIRHSATEAIAQETR; encoded by the coding sequence GTGAAGGGATTCCTCATCGCCGGGACCGCCAGCGGAGTGGGCAAAACCACCGTCACGCTTGCGATCCTGGCCGCCATGCGCCGCCGCGGATTAGTCGTTCAGCCCTTCAAAGGCGGCCCCGACTTCCTCGACACAGGCCACCATACCCGCATCGCAGGGCGCGCTGCACGCAATCTCGACACATGGATGCTCTCGCACGAAGCGAATGAAGAAGTTCTTCGCCAAAACGCGGAGGGCGCCGATGCCGTCGTTGTAGAAGGCATGATGGGCCTGTTCGACGGCAAGGACGGTGCCACCGAAACCGGCAGCAGCGCAGAGATTGCCAAGCTGCTGAAGCTGCCCGTCGTCCTGGTGCTCGACGCCAGTAAGAGCGCCAGGAGCATCGCTGCCGTTGTCCTGGGCTTCGAGCACTTCGACCGCGAGCTTCCGCTGGCAGGCATTATTCTCAACCGCGTCGCCAGCGAGCGCCACTTCAGGATGCTCGAAACAGCGATCCTCTCCGCCTGCCAGACGCCCATCCTGGGCTGGCTGCCGCGTGAGCCCTTGATCGCCATTCCCGAACGGCATCTCGGCCTGCGTACTGCAGAGGAGTCAGAAGGCCACGAGCAACAGCTCGACAGGCTGGCAGCTCTTGCGGAAGAGCACCTCAATCTGGACGCGCTCCTCTCGCTCGAATGCGGACTGGACCTCGAACAGGCTCCCTCGCTGCGAGAGACACCAAAGACCGCCGTACGAATCGGCGTGGCGCGAGACCGCGCCTTCTGCTTCTACTACGAGGACAACCTCGACCTCCTGCGCCAGCACGGTGCGGAGATTGTCCCGTTCAGCCCCTTGCTGGATGCAGCACTCCCTCCAGACCTCGATGCCCTCTATCTGGGCGGTGGTTACCCAGAGCTCTACGCGCAGCAACTCAGCGCAAACACCTCGATGCTCTCATCGATTCGAGACTTCGCCGCCTCCGATCGCCCTGTCTATGCCGAGTGCGGCGGCATGATCTATCTCTCCCAACAGCTCACGGCAGCCGATGGCACAGCGCACAACATGGCGGGCGTGCTCCCCCTCGCGATGGAGATGACGAGCAAGCTCGTTCGGTTCGGCTACGTCACCGTTGAACTCACACAGGATTGCCTGCTCGGCGCACGCGGGACAGTTCTGCGAGGCCATAGCTTCCACTACTCTCGCGTCACTAACGCACCCACAATATCCACCAGCTATTGCGTGCAGTACTCCCTCTCCGGACATCAGGAGGAGGAAGGCTATAGTTTCGGGAATGTTCTCGCGAGCTACGTCCATCTGCACTTTCGCACCGCTCCAGCAGTGGCTCAGCACCTGGTGGAACAGATCCGGCATTCGGCAACAGAAGCTATCGCCCAGGAGACCCGATGA
- a CDS encoding ATP-binding protein, translating into MKPFIYPFSAIAGQQEMKLALLLAAVDWRISVLLRGDKGAGKTTTARALAALLPQPSPFINLPIGATEDRLLGGLHLERALKGDPALKPGLLSEAHGGVLYVDEVNLLPAHLGDTLLDTASSGVNVIEREGFSASHAAEFVLLGSMNPEEGLLRPQLLDRFALAVNITAPLEPAERQTVVERRIAFDRDPAVFLADWAEMEQQLREQILSARAQLSGVLCSQEILAQISAAVCERGVRSLRADLAAVRASIAYAALTGDASVQPHHVAAVLPLVLVHRAQERSRPPAPQPPALQTPQDAPSEASDKDQAQNAGEAQERIFAPREIKTPKVQAKFEDAAARGNSAPAQAHQPGPAVGARRSETPVELDLRATLNHAVMETGSLQPRLQDLHERVRQPATGTRYLFVIDSSGSHAAQERMRLVKGAASSLLTRSFKNGDEAAIIVFRGTAAQVVLEPTRTLPEAITAFEYLPTGGRTPLAHALDLAQNYLTPATVLVLLTDGRANVSLGEGDPWQEALEIASRIKATALVVDTENSAERLGRPRQLAEVMAAEYVGLENLESSDAAILTLHRLSG; encoded by the coding sequence ATGAAGCCTTTCATCTATCCCTTCTCCGCCATCGCCGGACAGCAAGAGATGAAGCTGGCCCTGCTGCTCGCAGCCGTGGACTGGCGCATCAGCGTGCTCCTGCGGGGAGACAAAGGCGCCGGCAAAACCACCACGGCGCGCGCGCTTGCCGCTCTTCTGCCCCAGCCCAGCCCCTTCATCAACCTGCCGATCGGTGCGACCGAAGACCGGCTGCTCGGCGGCCTGCACCTGGAGCGCGCCCTCAAAGGCGATCCCGCGCTAAAGCCCGGTCTGCTGTCAGAAGCGCACGGCGGCGTCCTCTACGTGGACGAGGTCAATCTTCTCCCAGCCCATCTGGGCGATACCCTGCTCGATACCGCTTCGAGCGGAGTCAACGTGATCGAGCGCGAAGGCTTCAGCGCCTCCCATGCAGCCGAGTTCGTCCTGCTCGGCAGCATGAACCCGGAGGAGGGCCTGCTGCGGCCCCAACTGCTCGACCGTTTTGCGCTTGCGGTGAACATTACCGCTCCTCTGGAGCCTGCCGAACGGCAAACCGTCGTCGAACGCCGCATCGCCTTCGATCGCGATCCGGCCGTCTTCCTCGCGGATTGGGCGGAGATGGAACAGCAGCTTCGCGAACAGATCCTCAGCGCACGCGCACAGCTCTCCGGCGTTCTGTGCTCGCAAGAGATTCTCGCGCAGATCAGCGCCGCCGTCTGCGAAAGGGGCGTGCGCTCCCTGCGCGCCGATCTCGCGGCAGTTCGAGCCTCCATCGCCTACGCTGCCCTCACCGGCGATGCCTCGGTACAGCCCCACCATGTAGCCGCCGTACTGCCGCTGGTACTCGTGCATCGCGCCCAGGAACGAAGTCGTCCCCCGGCACCCCAGCCGCCAGCACTCCAGACACCGCAAGACGCTCCTTCCGAGGCCTCCGACAAAGACCAGGCGCAGAACGCAGGCGAGGCCCAGGAACGAATCTTCGCTCCAAGGGAGATCAAGACGCCCAAGGTGCAGGCGAAGTTTGAAGACGCCGCAGCACGCGGCAACAGCGCTCCGGCGCAGGCGCACCAGCCGGGGCCTGCGGTCGGAGCACGCCGGTCTGAAACTCCCGTAGAGCTCGACCTTCGCGCTACCTTGAACCACGCCGTAATGGAGACCGGAAGCCTTCAGCCGCGCCTGCAGGATCTTCACGAACGAGTGCGGCAGCCGGCGACAGGCACCCGATATCTCTTCGTCATCGATTCAAGCGGCTCCCACGCAGCACAGGAGAGAATGCGCCTCGTCAAAGGCGCGGCTTCCAGCCTGCTGACACGCTCTTTCAAAAATGGGGACGAGGCTGCCATCATCGTCTTTCGCGGCACTGCAGCGCAGGTGGTGCTTGAGCCGACGCGGACACTCCCCGAAGCCATCACCGCCTTCGAGTATCTGCCCACGGGCGGCAGAACCCCTTTGGCCCATGCCCTCGATCTCGCACAGAACTACCTGACACCGGCAACGGTCCTGGTGCTTCTCACCGATGGGCGAGCAAATGTCTCTCTTGGAGAGGGCGACCCCTGGCAGGAGGCATTGGAGATTGCGAGCCGGATCAAGGCCACCGCCCTCGTGGTCGATACCGAAAACTCCGCCGAACGGTTGGGGCGGCCTCGCCAGTTGGCAGAGGTCATGGCCGCAGAGTATGTGGGGCTGGAGAATCTCGAATCCAGTGATGCGGCGATTCTCACCTTGCATCGGCTTTCGGGATAA
- the cobU gene encoding bifunctional adenosylcobinamide kinase/adenosylcobinamide-phosphate guanylyltransferase, which translates to MQHQPVSVTLVLGGVRSGKSRYAQQIAERSERVTFIATAERRDDAEMHAKIERHRAERPSSWATIEEPLHLSRTIREAGKDCDVLLIDCLTLFAANLLEACGEDSEQVQAHIADLCHALSTASCTVVLVSNEVGSGVVPAYELGRRFRDLVGEINQRVAATADTVLFMIAGLPLALKGTVPAKVQS; encoded by the coding sequence ATGCAGCATCAACCCGTCTCCGTAACTCTCGTGCTCGGCGGCGTTCGCAGCGGCAAAAGCCGATATGCGCAACAAATCGCCGAACGCTCCGAACGAGTTACGTTCATAGCCACCGCGGAGCGCCGCGACGATGCCGAGATGCACGCCAAGATCGAGCGTCATCGCGCCGAACGGCCCTCCTCCTGGGCCACGATCGAAGAGCCGCTCCACCTGTCCCGGACGATTCGCGAAGCAGGCAAGGATTGCGACGTCCTTCTCATCGACTGCCTCACCCTGTTCGCGGCGAACCTCCTCGAGGCCTGCGGCGAAGACTCCGAACAGGTCCAGGCTCACATCGCAGATCTCTGTCACGCACTCAGCACGGCATCCTGCACAGTCGTCCTCGTATCCAACGAAGTGGGCAGCGGGGTGGTTCCAGCCTACGAACTTGGCCGCCGCTTTCGCGACCTCGTCGGTGAGATCAATCAGCGCGTTGCCGCGACAGCGGACACAGTGCTTTTCATGATTGCGGGGCTTCCCCTCGCACTCAAGGGCACCGTCCCCGCGAAGGTGCAGTCGTGA
- the cobS gene encoding adenosylcobinamide-GDP ribazoletransferase, producing the protein MSPAVYIRRTGSEFLSALQFLTRIPVPSQPYEADSLSRAVKFFPLVGVVVGGIAALLHLLLAPHLPRLVAAFLVVLCLVLVTGCLHEDGLADTADGFGGGTDREQILRILRDSRIGSYGGIALGLSLLGRVVLIASLPLPQVATYLIVGHMLCRWTTLPLSYFLPSARTQTEGQEFNGQGARIARLTSTGTLIGGTLFSFAVAACLLRTGAVAPILISIVLALFTGLYYKRRIGGVTGDCFGATNQLAELGVYLCGAWTL; encoded by the coding sequence ATGAGCCCGGCCGTCTATATCCGCAGGACAGGATCGGAGTTTCTCTCCGCCCTCCAGTTCCTCACGCGTATTCCGGTCCCATCGCAGCCCTACGAAGCCGACTCCCTCTCGCGAGCCGTCAAGTTCTTCCCACTCGTAGGCGTCGTTGTCGGCGGCATCGCCGCACTGTTGCATCTTCTACTCGCCCCGCATCTTCCAAGGCTTGTCGCTGCGTTCCTCGTCGTTCTGTGCCTCGTCCTCGTAACAGGCTGCCTGCACGAGGACGGTCTTGCCGATACGGCCGATGGCTTCGGTGGCGGAACCGACCGCGAACAGATTCTGCGCATCCTTCGCGATAGCCGCATCGGCAGCTACGGAGGCATAGCGCTCGGGCTTAGCCTTCTTGGCCGCGTCGTGCTGATCGCCTCTCTTCCCCTGCCGCAGGTTGCAACCTATCTCATCGTCGGCCACATGCTGTGCCGCTGGACGACGCTTCCCCTTAGCTACTTCCTCCCCTCGGCCCGCACACAAACCGAAGGGCAGGAGTTCAACGGACAGGGCGCGCGCATCGCACGCCTCACTTCAACCGGCACCCTCATCGGCGGCACTCTCTTCAGCTTCGCCGTCGCAGCCTGTCTGCTCAGAACGGGCGCGGTCGCTCCGATTCTTATCTCCATTGTGCTGGCTCTGTTTACCGGCCTCTACTACAAGCGCCGCATCGGCGGTGTCACAGGTGACTGCTTCGGAGCTACCAATCAGCTCGCTGAACTCGGCGTCTATCTCTGCGGAGCGTGGACCCTGTGA